A single window of Archangium gephyra DNA harbors:
- a CDS encoding tetratricopeptide repeat protein — protein MHFTLVPLALFLLAAAPAPRATPVSPAPSSERFMAPLPADGRIKVRKDLAYESGGARLAFDVYLPASRKGPVPVVVFVNGIGAPWMRGHVQYTGWGRAVTARGLAGVVLETREASVDEDLRALLRHLREQGSALGVDGARVALWACSANVRRGLPLAVATPEVTAAVVYYGHAEVAAFRPDLPVLFVRAGLDAAGLNRELDALVAQATRENVPVELLNVPAANHAFDIRDDAETSRAAIARTLDFLERVLSSGLMASIKTGVPLASASGAAFRGDWKAAVAGYEAAVKSAPLDALLWQRVGEARRETGDAAGARAAFEKALELGTPNRGVVAFALLELLVETGQTEEAVALLEGMKPWIRFFAEPIRTGAKFESFRKDPRVAELLAGAPPPPK, from the coding sequence ATGCACTTCACCCTCGTGCCTCTTGCGCTCTTCCTGCTCGCCGCGGCTCCGGCTCCGCGGGCCACGCCTGTTTCACCGGCGCCCTCCAGCGAGCGCTTCATGGCGCCGCTGCCCGCGGATGGACGCATCAAGGTTCGCAAGGACCTGGCCTACGAGAGCGGAGGCGCGCGGCTGGCGTTTGATGTCTACCTCCCCGCGAGCCGCAAGGGGCCCGTGCCGGTGGTGGTGTTCGTGAATGGCATCGGGGCTCCGTGGATGCGCGGGCACGTGCAGTACACGGGCTGGGGCCGGGCGGTGACGGCGCGGGGCCTCGCGGGAGTCGTCCTGGAGACGCGGGAGGCCAGCGTGGACGAGGACCTGCGCGCGCTGCTGCGTCACCTGCGGGAGCAGGGGAGCGCGCTCGGGGTGGACGGGGCGCGCGTGGCCCTCTGGGCGTGCTCGGCCAACGTGCGCCGGGGACTGCCGCTCGCGGTGGCGACGCCCGAGGTGACGGCGGCGGTGGTGTACTACGGCCACGCCGAGGTGGCCGCGTTCCGTCCGGACCTGCCGGTCCTCTTCGTGCGGGCCGGGTTGGACGCCGCGGGGCTCAACCGTGAGCTCGATGCACTGGTGGCGCAGGCGACACGGGAGAACGTGCCGGTGGAACTGCTGAACGTCCCGGCGGCGAACCACGCCTTCGACATCCGCGACGACGCGGAGACCTCGAGGGCGGCCATTGCCCGCACGCTCGACTTCCTCGAGCGCGTGCTCTCCTCCGGGCTCATGGCGTCGATCAAGACCGGCGTGCCTCTGGCGAGCGCCTCCGGGGCCGCGTTCCGGGGAGACTGGAAGGCCGCCGTGGCGGGCTATGAAGCGGCCGTGAAGTCAGCGCCCTTGGACGCGCTCCTCTGGCAGCGGGTGGGCGAGGCGCGGCGCGAGACAGGGGACGCGGCGGGCGCGAGGGCCGCTTTCGAGAAGGCCCTGGAACTGGGCACTCCCAACCGTGGAGTCGTGGCCTTCGCCCTCCTGGAGTTGCTCGTGGAGACAGGGCAGACGGAGGAGGCCGTGGCCCTGCTCGAGGGCATGAAGCCGTGGATCCGTTTCTTCGCGGAACCGATCCGGACCGGGGCGAAGTTCGAGTCCTTCCGCAAGGACCCGCGGGTGGCGGAGCTCCTCGCGGGCGCTCCTCCGCCTCCGAAGTAG
- a CDS encoding flavin-containing monooxygenase — MTSDVEEHAVTRDPLVPLPRRVEVAIIGSGFGGLCMAIRLQHAGIEDFVLLEKEHEVGGCWRDNTYPGAACDVPSHLYSFSFERKTDWSRRFAPQAEILHYLRHCTDTYGLRRHLHLRTEVTGAAFDEAAGLWRIHIADGRTLEARVLVSACGQLNRPAWPRLPGLERFEGTQFHSARWDHGYPLEGKTVAVIGTGASAIQFVPRLVPRVKQLFLYQRSAPYVLPKPDRAYGWFERALYSWLPVSQTGSRWWTYWNHESRVLVFEGPAWVRGILERRFHRHLERSVPDPRLRQALTPTDPIGCKRVLLSNDYYPALTRSNVEVVTEGIREVTPHGLITADGKEREVDALIHGTGFQATDFLAPMRITGRGGRELNEAWREGAEAYLGLTVSGFPNLFLLYGPNTNLGHNSIVFMLESQVRYVLACLRVLRERNLRFLDVRPDAQRDFNARLQRGLERSVWAAGCTSWYKTAGGRNTNNWPGFTFRYRRQTRGPRLAHYEAV; from the coding sequence ATGACCTCGGACGTCGAGGAGCATGCCGTGACGCGAGACCCGCTGGTTCCACTCCCCCGGAGGGTGGAGGTCGCCATCATCGGGAGTGGTTTCGGAGGCCTGTGCATGGCCATCCGCCTCCAGCACGCGGGAATCGAGGACTTCGTCCTGCTCGAGAAGGAGCACGAGGTCGGAGGCTGCTGGCGCGACAACACGTACCCGGGCGCCGCCTGCGACGTGCCCTCGCACCTCTACTCCTTCTCCTTCGAGCGCAAGACGGACTGGTCCCGGCGCTTCGCTCCCCAGGCGGAGATCCTCCACTACCTGCGCCACTGCACCGACACGTACGGCCTCCGCCGTCACCTCCACCTGCGCACCGAGGTCACCGGCGCGGCGTTCGACGAGGCGGCGGGCCTCTGGCGCATCCACATCGCGGATGGACGCACGTTAGAGGCCCGGGTGCTGGTGTCGGCCTGCGGGCAGCTCAACCGCCCCGCCTGGCCCAGGCTCCCGGGACTGGAGCGCTTCGAGGGCACGCAGTTCCACTCCGCCCGGTGGGACCATGGCTACCCGCTCGAGGGCAAGACGGTGGCGGTCATCGGAACCGGAGCCAGCGCCATCCAGTTCGTGCCACGGCTTGTTCCGCGGGTGAAGCAGCTCTTCCTGTACCAGCGCTCCGCGCCCTATGTCCTCCCCAAGCCGGACCGCGCCTACGGGTGGTTCGAGCGGGCACTCTACTCCTGGCTCCCCGTGTCACAGACGGGCAGCCGGTGGTGGACGTACTGGAACCACGAGTCGCGTGTGCTCGTCTTCGAGGGCCCCGCCTGGGTGCGAGGGATTCTCGAGCGCCGCTTCCACAGACACCTGGAGCGCAGCGTGCCGGACCCGCGGCTGCGCCAGGCCCTCACGCCCACAGATCCCATCGGGTGCAAGCGTGTCCTCCTCTCCAACGACTACTACCCGGCGCTCACCCGGTCCAACGTGGAGGTCGTCACCGAGGGCATCCGCGAGGTGACCCCCCACGGCCTCATCACCGCCGACGGGAAGGAGCGCGAGGTGGATGCCCTCATCCACGGCACCGGCTTCCAGGCGACGGACTTCCTGGCGCCCATGCGCATCACCGGCCGCGGCGGCCGTGAGCTCAACGAGGCCTGGCGCGAGGGGGCCGAGGCGTACCTGGGCCTCACCGTCTCCGGCTTCCCCAACCTCTTCCTGCTCTACGGCCCCAACACCAACCTCGGCCACAACTCCATCGTCTTCATGCTGGAGAGCCAGGTGCGCTACGTGCTCGCGTGCCTGCGCGTGCTGCGCGAGCGCAACCTGCGCTTCCTCGACGTGCGCCCGGATGCGCAGCGGGACTTCAACGCCCGGCTGCAGCGGGGCCTCGAGCGCTCCGTGTGGGCCGCCGGCTGCACCAGCTGGTACAAGACCGCCGGCGGCAGGAACACGAACAACTGGCCCGGCTTCACGTTCCGCTACCGCCGCCAGACCCGAGGGCCACGGCTCGCCCACTACGAAGCCGTGTGA
- a CDS encoding class I SAM-dependent methyltransferase produces the protein MAERAPRSPGDPAPLPEPASFRDPSGFVFRREGIVYRQVNDSYREDYELLQGSGLHAELVQAGQLIPHEEVEPGLAAAPGAYKVLRPRQLPFVSYPYEWSFSQLQDAALLTLDVQDKALARGLSLKDASAYNVQLVDGRPMLIDTLSFEKYEEGRPWVAYRQFCQHFLAPLALMSHTDVRLGQLLRLYIDGIPLDLASRLLPGRTRFSFALGMHVHAHARSQLKYADKPVEAARPSTAQFSKHAFRALVASLRNAILKQQWTTPHTEWADYYEANNNYGAKGLDEKGKALEQLLEQVRPGTVWDLGANTGVFSRVASKSGARVVAWDIDPNAVEFNYRRVRDDKDPSVLPLQLDLTNPSPGLGWANAERGSLAERGPVDLVMALGLIHHLAISNNVPLDRVAGFLATLGHHLVLEFVPKEDSQVVKLLATRKDVFPTYHRAGFEAAFAPYFTTLRALDIPGTRRTLFLMKRLPQER, from the coding sequence ATGGCCGAGCGAGCCCCCCGCTCTCCTGGTGACCCCGCCCCCCTGCCGGAGCCCGCCTCCTTCCGGGATCCCAGCGGCTTCGTCTTCCGGCGCGAGGGCATCGTCTACCGGCAGGTCAACGACAGCTACCGCGAGGACTATGAGCTGCTCCAGGGCAGCGGCCTCCACGCGGAGCTCGTCCAGGCCGGACAGCTCATCCCCCACGAGGAGGTGGAGCCCGGACTGGCCGCCGCCCCGGGGGCCTACAAGGTCCTCCGCCCGCGGCAGCTGCCCTTCGTCTCCTACCCGTACGAGTGGTCGTTCAGCCAGCTCCAGGACGCGGCCCTGCTCACCCTGGACGTGCAGGACAAGGCCCTCGCCCGCGGCCTGAGCCTCAAGGACGCCAGCGCCTACAACGTGCAGCTCGTCGATGGCCGGCCCATGCTCATCGACACGCTCAGCTTCGAGAAGTACGAGGAAGGCAGGCCGTGGGTCGCCTACCGGCAGTTCTGCCAGCACTTCCTCGCGCCGCTGGCGCTGATGAGCCACACCGATGTCCGGCTCGGCCAGCTCCTGCGCCTCTACATCGACGGCATCCCGCTCGACCTCGCCAGCCGCCTGTTGCCGGGCCGTACCCGCTTCTCCTTCGCGCTCGGCATGCACGTGCACGCCCACGCGCGCAGCCAGCTCAAGTACGCGGACAAGCCGGTGGAGGCCGCCCGCCCCAGCACGGCCCAATTCAGCAAACATGCCTTCCGGGCGCTCGTGGCCAGCCTGCGCAACGCCATCCTCAAGCAGCAGTGGACCACGCCCCACACCGAGTGGGCGGACTACTACGAGGCCAACAACAACTACGGCGCCAAGGGCCTGGACGAGAAGGGCAAGGCGCTCGAGCAGCTGCTCGAGCAGGTCCGCCCGGGCACCGTCTGGGATCTGGGCGCCAACACCGGCGTCTTCAGCCGCGTCGCCAGCAAGTCAGGCGCGCGCGTGGTCGCGTGGGACATCGACCCGAACGCCGTCGAGTTCAACTACCGCCGGGTCCGTGACGACAAGGACCCGTCCGTCCTCCCGCTGCAGTTGGACCTGACCAACCCCAGCCCGGGGCTCGGCTGGGCCAACGCGGAGCGCGGCTCGCTGGCCGAGCGCGGCCCGGTGGACCTGGTGATGGCCCTGGGCCTCATCCACCACCTGGCCATCTCCAACAACGTGCCGCTGGACCGGGTGGCCGGTTTCCTCGCCACCCTCGGACACCACCTCGTCCTCGAGTTCGTCCCCAAGGAAGACTCGCAGGTCGTCAAGCTGCTCGCGACGCGCAAGGACGTGTTCCCCACGTACCACCGCGCCGGCTTCGAGGCGGCGTTCGCTCCGTACTTCACCACCCTGCGTGCCCTCGACATCCCGGGCACCCGGCGCACGCTGTTCCTGATGAAGCGCCTCCCCCAGGAGCGGTGA
- a CDS encoding c-type cytochrome: MRRHRFPIVPLLLLTACASTGEHAPSRPPLDSPRELLKGLRERAGLVLEKDAYGDGATKLVYLDQGWGPPETLWFYHADQGSVLMPYDTLVHLEQTGNDQPFIHPEHMTRFRFLPQHKTPNNPDALPVGFARHEDQVGLTCAACHTSQLNYRGTAIRLDGAPALANVSGFLREVQAALTATLADDAKLARFAASVPGGGRDDASREAARKSLTQTLRWFESYNTANHSSIVEGFGRMDAVGRIINQAIRFTSDPKNSLEPNAPTSFPLLWDAPRHDYVQWTGFSPNAGAGSLGRNTGEVVGVFGRIEVKHYETEQEARKGYPSSVVSNELVAMEESLRGLKSPRWPEQVLPPIDRTLAARGERLYQAHCVSCHALIDRDDPRRSVTAMLTGIDVVGTDDTTARNIAEARVPSGVLEGAISPQGTKYGAQMSALSLVADLATRTVSAHPDAALKSLANARLHGQEKTAKQGNHTQNSDANPAADLLAYKARPLNGTWASSPYLHNGSVPTLYALLLPPAERPQTFSVGRWEYDPRTVGYVSDGQAPFVFDTRVPGNSNRGHEYGVTLPDADRWALVEYLKTL; encoded by the coding sequence ATGCGCCGGCACCGTTTCCCCATCGTTCCATTGCTCCTGCTGACGGCCTGTGCGAGCACGGGAGAACACGCCCCCAGCAGGCCGCCCCTCGACAGCCCCCGCGAGCTCCTGAAGGGTCTCCGCGAGCGCGCGGGGCTCGTGCTCGAGAAGGATGCCTACGGTGACGGCGCGACGAAGCTCGTCTACCTGGACCAGGGCTGGGGACCGCCCGAAACCCTGTGGTTCTATCATGCCGATCAGGGCTCGGTGCTCATGCCCTACGACACACTGGTCCATCTGGAGCAGACCGGGAACGACCAGCCGTTCATCCATCCCGAGCACATGACGCGGTTCCGGTTCCTCCCTCAGCACAAGACCCCGAACAACCCCGACGCGCTCCCCGTGGGCTTCGCGCGCCACGAGGACCAGGTGGGCCTGACGTGTGCGGCCTGCCATACCTCGCAGCTCAACTACCGCGGCACGGCGATCCGGCTCGACGGCGCTCCCGCGCTCGCGAATGTCTCCGGCTTCCTGCGGGAGGTGCAGGCGGCGCTCACGGCGACGCTCGCCGATGACGCCAAGCTCGCGCGGTTCGCCGCCTCGGTACCAGGAGGAGGCCGGGACGACGCCAGCCGCGAGGCGGCACGCAAGAGCCTCACCCAGACGCTGCGCTGGTTCGAGAGCTACAACACGGCCAACCACTCCTCCATCGTGGAGGGCTTCGGCCGGATGGACGCGGTCGGACGGATCATCAACCAGGCGATCCGCTTCACCAGTGACCCCAAGAACAGCCTCGAGCCCAATGCGCCCACGAGCTTCCCCCTCCTGTGGGATGCACCGCGCCACGACTATGTCCAATGGACGGGCTTCTCGCCGAACGCGGGCGCGGGCTCCCTGGGCCGCAACACCGGCGAGGTGGTGGGCGTGTTCGGACGCATCGAGGTGAAGCACTACGAGACGGAGCAGGAAGCCAGGAAGGGGTATCCCTCCTCGGTCGTGTCGAACGAGCTCGTCGCGATGGAGGAGAGCTTGCGAGGGCTGAAGTCACCCCGGTGGCCGGAGCAGGTGCTCCCGCCGATCGATCGCACACTGGCGGCCCGTGGCGAGCGCCTCTACCAGGCGCACTGCGTGTCCTGCCACGCGCTCATCGACCGCGACGACCCCCGGCGCAGCGTCACCGCCATGCTCACGGGCATCGACGTCGTGGGGACCGACGACACCACCGCCCGGAACATCGCCGAGGCGCGCGTGCCGTCGGGGGTGCTCGAGGGAGCCATCTCCCCTCAGGGCACGAAGTATGGCGCCCAGATGAGCGCCCTCTCCCTGGTGGCGGACCTGGCCACCCGCACCGTCTCGGCCCACCCCGATGCGGCGCTCAAGTCGCTCGCCAATGCCCGGCTCCACGGGCAGGAGAAGACCGCCAAGCAAGGCAACCACACCCAGAACAGTGACGCGAACCCGGCCGCCGACCTCCTGGCCTACAAGGCGCGCCCCCTCAATGGAACCTGGGCCTCCTCCCCCTACCTCCACAATGGCTCGGTGCCCACGCTCTACGCGCTGCTCCTGCCGCCCGCCGAGCGGCCTCAAACCTTCTCCGTGGGCCGTTGGGAGTACGACCCCCGGACGGTGGGCTACGTCAGCGACGGCCAGGCCCCCTTCGTGTTCGATACCCGCGTGCCCGGCAACTCCAACCGGGGCCACGAGTACGGCGTGACGCTCCCCGATGCGGATCGCTGGGCGCTCGTGGAGTACCTCAAGACCCTTTGA
- a CDS encoding ketopantoate reductase family protein has translation MSETPRVLLVGAGAVGQVFGKYLQAAGCELSFLVKEKYADEARRGFTLYELGMLEKDLEPVVFSGFGVHVSNEEVAARRWDQVWLCVSSTALRAGSWVGELARATGDATWVMLQPSLDDRDWLLQWIPAERLVSGMIPFISFHAPLKPGERFPKPGTAFWMPPMTKGPFSGPSERLPRVIRTLRAGGYPARASQDVARDVAIPSAVLTVFVNGLEAAGWSFERFLQHDSLERVHRAAREAVQVAASHTKGSASAVLPLLRPALFKLMLPIAARLTPFDLETYLKVHFTKVGEQTRLMMKTYVDLGRRAGLPVEHLLPAH, from the coding sequence ATGAGCGAGACCCCTCGGGTGTTGCTGGTCGGTGCGGGCGCCGTTGGCCAGGTGTTCGGGAAGTATCTCCAGGCGGCGGGCTGCGAGCTCTCCTTCCTCGTGAAGGAGAAGTACGCGGACGAGGCGCGGCGGGGCTTCACCCTCTACGAGCTTGGCATGCTGGAGAAGGACCTCGAGCCGGTGGTGTTCTCCGGCTTTGGCGTCCACGTCTCGAACGAGGAGGTCGCGGCGCGGCGGTGGGACCAGGTCTGGCTTTGCGTCTCCTCCACGGCGCTGCGGGCCGGGAGCTGGGTGGGTGAGCTCGCCCGGGCCACGGGAGACGCCACCTGGGTCATGCTCCAGCCATCGCTCGATGACCGTGACTGGCTGCTGCAATGGATTCCGGCGGAGCGGCTCGTCTCCGGCATGATTCCCTTCATCAGCTTCCACGCGCCGCTGAAGCCCGGAGAGCGGTTTCCGAAACCGGGCACGGCGTTCTGGATGCCGCCGATGACCAAGGGCCCATTCAGCGGTCCCTCGGAGCGCCTCCCACGGGTCATCCGCACGCTGCGGGCCGGCGGGTATCCGGCCCGGGCCAGCCAGGACGTGGCGCGCGACGTGGCGATTCCCTCGGCGGTGCTGACCGTCTTCGTGAATGGCCTGGAAGCGGCGGGCTGGAGCTTCGAGCGCTTCCTCCAGCACGACTCGCTGGAGCGCGTCCACCGGGCCGCGCGCGAAGCGGTCCAGGTCGCGGCCTCGCACACGAAGGGGAGCGCCTCCGCCGTGCTGCCGCTGCTGCGCCCCGCGCTGTTCAAGCTGATGTTGCCCATCGCGGCCCGGCTCACGCCCTTCGACCTGGAGACGTACCTGAAGGTCCACTTCACCAAGGTCGGAGAGCAGACCCGGTTGATGATGAAGACCTACGTGGACCTGGGCAGGCGCGCGGGGTTGCCCGTCGAGCACCTGCTCCCGGCTCACTGA
- a CDS encoding LodA/GoxA family CTQ-dependent oxidase — MSRVFRIHPAVGIARVGNSPAEFFIGPEQPGVAPNADPATGRFLSFKDAQGRVKRQAARFRIFEYEGCCGRLYPKREINLSTAHILAIRWTVHLANRKAAFFEFDGQDGANGKWAKLRNADVTTDRERKLVIDPGPRTISGARQNPLRFDNPNREIPIKFLGELRTDESGNLLVLGGHGESNTVSPPGSFKSRIMDYVNNDTWFDDMADGPVSAVVVVRHENGATEEIPADPAWCLVGPPDFAPGVANIVRLSDTMWDVAVRKLPLSPDNGTFLQGRLAELKAQKEDWNEATKSFKSYKPSFKRDILPLLERALLARQVHNPESTKSYHASFLGWEQELGTVKSQEGQELREAVFAKMRDPSGTKIDPKQMPKALGDDHLTEKPTRFMSLTHVQYALLRQWKEGKFREDWDGKPEAPPAPGVFTPEGLDFAALDNSVGGPFFPGIDVSWLIRHENVYAEPFRIKAGGRVFPDLLPMGPGFFSQQMALPWQADFYDCQKELYKAGEEGMYHMWWCAHRPDDVRVKKGDKDMQPWARKLNALAKAVPPGPEVVNPAGDHLTPERLEQYAQMHKNWATLGFVIKDGEEYFESEVGEPLK; from the coding sequence ATGTCCCGAGTGTTCCGCATCCATCCCGCGGTGGGCATCGCCCGTGTCGGAAATTCACCGGCCGAGTTCTTCATCGGCCCCGAGCAGCCGGGGGTGGCCCCCAACGCCGATCCGGCCACGGGGCGCTTCCTCTCCTTCAAGGACGCCCAGGGCCGCGTGAAGCGGCAGGCGGCGCGCTTCCGCATCTTCGAGTACGAGGGGTGCTGCGGCCGCCTCTACCCGAAGCGGGAGATAAACCTCTCCACGGCCCACATCCTCGCCATCCGTTGGACGGTGCACCTGGCCAACCGCAAGGCCGCCTTCTTCGAGTTCGACGGACAGGATGGCGCCAACGGCAAGTGGGCGAAACTGCGCAACGCGGACGTCACCACGGACCGCGAGCGCAAGCTGGTCATCGACCCGGGCCCGCGCACCATCTCCGGCGCGCGGCAGAACCCCCTCCGGTTCGACAACCCGAACCGGGAGATTCCCATCAAGTTCCTCGGGGAGCTGCGCACGGACGAGTCCGGCAACCTGCTGGTGCTCGGCGGGCACGGCGAGTCCAACACCGTCTCCCCTCCCGGCAGCTTCAAGTCGCGCATCATGGACTACGTCAACAACGACACGTGGTTCGATGACATGGCCGACGGGCCCGTGAGCGCCGTCGTGGTGGTGCGCCACGAGAACGGTGCCACCGAGGAGATTCCCGCGGACCCCGCGTGGTGCCTGGTGGGCCCGCCGGACTTCGCCCCCGGAGTGGCCAACATCGTCCGGCTCTCCGACACCATGTGGGACGTCGCCGTGCGCAAGCTGCCCCTCTCGCCGGACAACGGCACGTTCCTCCAGGGCCGGCTCGCCGAGCTCAAGGCCCAGAAGGAGGACTGGAACGAGGCGACGAAGTCCTTCAAGAGCTACAAGCCCTCGTTCAAGCGGGACATCCTGCCGCTGCTCGAGCGCGCGCTGCTCGCGCGCCAGGTCCACAACCCCGAGTCCACCAAGAGCTACCACGCCTCGTTCCTCGGCTGGGAGCAGGAGCTGGGGACGGTGAAATCCCAGGAGGGCCAGGAGCTGCGCGAGGCCGTCTTCGCGAAGATGAGAGATCCCTCGGGCACGAAGATCGACCCCAAGCAGATGCCCAAGGCGCTGGGCGACGACCACCTCACGGAGAAGCCCACGCGCTTCATGAGCCTCACCCACGTCCAGTACGCGCTGCTGCGTCAGTGGAAGGAAGGGAAGTTCCGCGAGGACTGGGACGGCAAGCCGGAGGCCCCGCCCGCGCCCGGAGTCTTCACGCCCGAGGGGCTCGACTTCGCGGCACTCGACAACAGCGTCGGAGGGCCCTTCTTCCCGGGCATCGACGTGAGCTGGCTCATCCGCCACGAGAACGTGTACGCGGAGCCGTTCCGCATCAAGGCCGGCGGGCGCGTGTTCCCGGACCTCCTGCCCATGGGCCCCGGCTTCTTCTCGCAGCAGATGGCGCTGCCCTGGCAAGCGGACTTCTACGACTGCCAGAAGGAGCTCTACAAAGCGGGGGAGGAGGGCATGTACCACATGTGGTGGTGCGCCCACCGGCCCGATGACGTGCGGGTGAAGAAGGGCGACAAGGACATGCAGCCGTGGGCGCGCAAGCTCAACGCGCTCGCCAAGGCGGTGCCGCCCGGACCCGAGGTCGTCAACCCCGCCGGAGACCACCTCACCCCCGAGCGCCTCGAGCAGTACGCGCAGATGCACAAGAACTGGGCGACGCTCGGCTTCGTCATCAAGGACGGCGAGGAGTACTTCGAGTCCGAGGTGGGGGAGCCGCTCAAGTGA